The following are encoded together in the Solenopsis invicta isolate M01_SB chromosome 14, UNIL_Sinv_3.0, whole genome shotgun sequence genome:
- the LOC105198720 gene encoding 40S ribosomal protein S15Aa, with protein MVRMNVLSDALKSINNAEKRGKRQVLLRPCSKVIVKFLTVMMKHGYIGEFEIVDDHRSGKVVVNLTGRLNKCGVISPRFDVPINDIEKWTNNLLPSRQFGYVVLTTSGGIMDHEEARRKHLGGKILGFFF; from the exons ATGGTGCGTATGAACGTGCTCAGCGACGCTCTGAAGTCGATCAACAATGCCGAGAAGCGCGGTAAACGGCAGGTGTTGTTAAGACCCTGTTCGAAGGTGATCGTCAAGTTCTTGACTGTCATGATGAAGCATG GATATATTGGCGAATTTGAAATTGTGGATGACCATCGCAGTGGGAAAGTTGTAGTAAACCTTACTGGAAGGTTAAATAAATGTGGCGTCATTTCACCCAGATTTGACGTTCCTATCAACGATATTGAAAAATGGACCAACAATCTTTTGCCCTCTCGACAGTTTGG GTATGTCGTGTTGACAACTAGTGGTGGAATTATGGATCATGAAGAAGCAAGGCGAAAACATCTTGGAGGAAAAATACTGGGATTTTTCTTCTAA
- the LOC105198733 gene encoding uncharacterized protein LOC105198733 translates to MENYSTSTSEHQETYDMCPKTKTARNASPNVREREAVSYLKRKGIYDIVDFLLGELLVRRPYDPYEYMTQLLDRRILARDGLVDSSPPFCSRDIIKQARQAELPTAMELSDEGQTRKFLMKKRYL, encoded by the exons ATGGAAAATTATTCGACCTCAACTTCGGAGCATCAAGAAACGTACGACATGTGTCCCAAGACTAAAACTGCTCGAAACGCGTCGCCAAACGTGCGAGAGCGTGAGGCGGTGTCGTACCTGAAACGAAAAGGAATTTACGACATCGTCGATTTCCTACTCGGCGAGCTTCTAGTGCGCCGACCCTACGATCCTTATGAATATATGACCCAACTACTAGACAGACGCATCTTAGCTCGCGATGGCCTCGTTGATTCCTCTCCTCCTTTCTGCTCTCG GGACATAATAAAACAGGCAAGGCAAGCAGAGCTGCCTACGGCTATGGAATTGTCCGATGAGGGACAAACAAGGAAATTTCTAATGAAAAAACGCTACTTGTAA
- the LOC105198721 gene encoding uncharacterized protein LOC105198721 has product MALSRIGSVEMLNTLTRVSRAAFLEMQCAIPAAVHWKQQPLHLTSARYYPDPPSLTLPNNVCDIFANETGRFAPERARDIALYAENGGTAVTAAKCSGFPEIRDDNHVDSYDCFGAVSLNGTMQSNVPKPFSSCGKSMHLNMPGGQWSRDGKYIAEDMQRSHYRKLSCITTNAFITNPLLRATYWPINTVRMNYSTDTSKASQENQAAVPVSASRLSQRQRFRLALRDYGGTLLAFHITISLISLGGCYMVVISGIDVTPFVQKVTGGNEQVENLLKVSTDFIIAYTVHKMLAPLRIGISLTVTPPLVKYLRKKGLLKMPKQKPLEQHTSKDPR; this is encoded by the exons ATGGCATTGTCGAGAATCGGCAGCGTGGAGATGCTGAATACTCTGACTCGTGTCTCGCGCGCAG CATTCCTGGAGATGCAGTGCGCGATTCCGGCAGCAGTTCACTGGAAGCAGCAGCCACTGCACTTGACCAGCGCACGTTATTATCCAGATCCACCATCTCTCACCCTGCCGAATAATGTCTGCGACATTTTCGCCAACGAAACCGGTCGCTTTGCACCAGAACGCGCGCGCGACATCGCTCTGTACGCCGAGAACGGCGGCACTGCTGTCACCGCGGCAAAATGCTCTGGGTTCCCCGAGATCCGCGACGACAATCACGTGGACTCGTACGATTGTTTTGGCGCAGTCAGCCTGAACGGCACAATGCAGAGCAATGTGCCGAAGCCGTTCTCCTCGTGTGGCAAGTCCATGCACCTTAACATGCCTGGTGGACAGTGGTCCCGCGACGGCAAATACATTGCCGAGGACATGCAACGTTCCCATTACCGCAAGTTGTCGT GTATCACAACTAACGCCTTCATAACGAACCCGCTTTTACGAGCGACATATTGGCCAATTAATACCGTCAGAATGAACTACTCGACCGACACATCCAAGGCATCTCAAGAGAACCAGGCCGCGGTGCCGGTGTCCGCAAGCAGATTGTCGCAGAGGCAAAGATTTCGCCTAGCGTTGAGGGATTACGGAGGCACTCTTCTCGCCTTTCATATCACTATATCACTGATAAGCCTCGGTGGTTGTTATATGGTGGTTATTAG tgggATCGATGTAACACCGTTCGTGCAAAAAGTGACAGGCGGAAACGAACAAGTAGAAAACCTGTTGAAAGTCTCGACGGATTTCATAATAGCGTACACAGTTCACAAAATGCTCGCACCTCTTCGAATAGGAATATCCTTGACTGTGACTCCGCCGCTTGTAAAATATCTGAGAAAGAAAGGCTTGCTCAAAATGCCGAAACAAAAACCACTTGAACAACATACTTCTAAGGATCCAAGATAA
- the LOC105198722 gene encoding frizzled-2 → MPRTTMIGVFLFSVVVITAGLHSSVAFLNGGGGGGGGGDRDPLGHHGRCEPITINLCMNIPYNETIMPNLMNHQKQEDAGQEVHQYMPLVKMKCSTDLRFFLCTVYAPVCTILDRAIPPCRSLCESARSGCEALMNSFGFAWPEALDCAKMPKNGEEICVGTNETTAQEPAAPVYPATRMPAEFQPPWNDGYKPYGGVVIGGGNGFAMGARDFGFVCPIQFKVPHGLGYSLKVGDKVEPDCGAPCDGMFFTERQRKFARVWVGTWAAICAASCFFTFLTFLIDTDRFRYPERPIIFLSVCYLMVALAYVIGWAAGNSISCREPFPPPMSIRTQMISTITQGTKHKLCTVLFMILYFFGMASSIWWVILTLTWFLAAGLKWGHEAIETNSQYFHLAAWAAPAVKTVTILAMGKVEGDILSGVCYVGLWNVEALRGFVLAPLCVYLLLGTVFLLAGFVSLFRIRTVMKHDGTKTDKLEKLMIRIGIFSVLYIVPALVVIACLFYEQAYFDQWMLTWNMEMCSRPGPQSLYSLPCPVGERTRDLGRRPDFEIFMIKYLMAMIVGITSSFWVWSKKTLTSWQQFFHHIQGHRTEAYV, encoded by the exons CTCTGCATGAACATCCCATACAACGAGACGATCATGCCGAACTTGATGAATCATCAGAAGCAGGAGGACGCTGGCCAGGAGGTGCATCAGTACATGCCGCTCGTCAAGATGAAGTGCAGCACGGATCTGCGCTTTTTTCTGTGCACCGTTTACGCACCGGTCTGTACCATCCTCGACAGGGCGATACCGCCGTGCCGATCGCTCTGCGAGAGCGCGCGCTCCGGCTGCGAGGCCCTTATGAACAGCTTCGGCTTCGCGTGGCCGGAGGCCCTGGATTGCGCCAAGATGCCGAAGAACGGCGAGGAGATCTGCGTGGGCACTAACGAGACCACGGCCCAGGAACCCGCCGCGCCAGTCTACCCGGCGACCCGCATGCCCGCGGAGTTTCAGCCACCCTGGAATGACGGGTACAAGCCTTACGGCGGAGTTGTCATCGGTGGCGGTAACGGTTTTGCTATGGGCGCCAGGGACTTCGGCTTCGTCTGTCCAATCCAGTTCAAGGTTCCTCATGGATTAGGGTACTCGTTGAAGGTGGGAGACAAAGTGGAGCCTGACTGCGGGGCACCCTGCGACGGGATGTTCTTCACCGAGAGGCAGAGAAAGTTCGCTAGAGTGTGGGTTGGCACTTGGGCCGCCATTTGTGCAGCTTCATGCTTCTTCACGTTCCTGACATTCCTCATTGATACAGATAGATTTAG GTATCCTGAGAGGCCTATCATTTTCTTGTCGGTATGCTACCTGATGGTGGCACTAGCTTACGTGATTGGTTGGGCAGCAGGCAACTCCATATCATGTAGAGAACCATTCCCACCGCCTATGAGTATTCGAACACAGATGATTTCTACGATTACCCAGGGTACTAAACACAAATTGTGCACTGTGCTCTTCATGATTCTTTATTTCTTCGGCATGGCATCGAGCATCTGGTGGGTCATCCTCACACTCACGTGGTTCTTGGCAGCTGGATTAAAATGGGGACATGAAGCAATCGAGACCAACTCACAGTACTTCCATCTGGCCGCCTGGGCCGCGCCGGCTGTGAAGACTGTTACCATTCTGGCGATGGGAAAAGTGGAAG gTGATATACTATCCGGAGTTTGCTACGTTGGTCTGTGGAACGTGGAAGCTCTTCGGGGCTTTGTACTAGCACCGCTGTGTGTTTATCTTTTACTGGGCACTGTGTTCCTGCTGGCAGGCTTCGTCTCACTTTTCCGCATCCGGACAGTGATGAAGCACGACGGTACGAAGACTGATAAACTTGAGAAACTCATGATTCGCATCGGCATCTTTTCCGTGCTCTACATCGTACCTGCTTTGGTCGTGATTGCCTGCCTCTTCTACGAGCAGGCATACTTCGATCAGTGGATGCTCACGTGGAACATGGAGATGTGCTCGCGACCGGGTCCGCAGTCACTCTACTCGTTGCCGTGTCCTGTCGGCGAGCGCACCCGCGATCTTGGTCGTAGACCCGATTTTGAAATCTTCATGATCAAATACCTCATGGCCATGATTGTCGGTATTACTAGCAGCTTCTGGGTATGGTCTAAGAAGACACTTACCAGTTGGCAGCAGTTTTTCCATCATATACAAGGTCATCGTACCGAAGCCTACGTTTAA